A region from the Pseudomonadota bacterium genome encodes:
- a CDS encoding cobalamin-dependent protein (Presence of a B(12) (cobalamin)-binding domain implies dependence on cobalamin itself, in one of its several forms, or in some unusual lineages, dependence on a cobalamin-like analog.): MRAHSVHETQLQKLSDEAVGVLAQEVLSHLSTQVSDDVLPGGQLDKHALEAFCDALTGEDGAVAADIIMQARGDGVSVESIYLGYLAGAARMLGDRWEDDRVTFMQVTVASGRIYAIMRGLRRFLAPILPDQQRHALFVSMPNDDHTLGVTMAADLFRQKGWDIQLETHRTLDQLIQTLKQSDHTIIGVSASRPETLVDLARLVVSLRICKPHSFILVSGHITEMEPDIVDLVDADAFAGSVPSAITQLEQLVTDLEQRAG, translated from the coding sequence ATGAGGGCTCACTCGGTTCACGAAACGCAGCTGCAGAAACTGTCAGACGAGGCCGTCGGCGTGCTCGCTCAGGAGGTCCTGAGCCACCTGTCGACCCAGGTCTCTGACGACGTACTGCCCGGGGGGCAACTCGACAAGCATGCCCTGGAAGCGTTTTGTGACGCGCTCACCGGCGAGGACGGCGCGGTCGCCGCCGACATCATCATGCAGGCTCGCGGAGACGGCGTTTCGGTGGAATCGATTTACCTGGGTTATCTCGCCGGAGCTGCGCGAATGTTGGGCGATCGCTGGGAGGATGACCGCGTGACGTTTATGCAGGTGACCGTGGCATCCGGCCGGATCTACGCCATCATGCGCGGACTGCGGCGTTTCCTGGCACCGATCCTTCCGGATCAACAACGACACGCCCTCTTTGTCAGCATGCCTAACGACGACCATACGCTTGGCGTCACCATGGCAGCCGATCTTTTCCGACAGAAGGGTTGGGATATCCAGCTCGAGACCCATCGGACGCTCGACCAGCTTATCCAGACGCTGAAACAGAGCGACCATACGATCATCGGAGTCTCAGCGAGCCGCCCCGAAACGCTGGTTGATCTCGCCCGACTGGTGGTGTCGCTACGGATCTGCAAACCTCACAGCTTTATTCTGGTCAGCGGGCATATCACCGAAATGGAGCCGGATATTGTCGATCTGGTGGACGCTGACGCATTTGCCGGCAGCGTGCCGTCCGCAATCACCCAGCTTGAGCAGTTGGTCACCGACCTCGAGCAACGCGCAGGCTGA